A single window of Callithrix jacchus isolate 240 chromosome 6, calJac240_pri, whole genome shotgun sequence DNA harbors:
- the INHBB gene encoding inhibin beta B chain: MDGLPGRALGAACLLLLAGGWLGPEAWGSPTPPPSPAAPPPPPPPAAPGGSQDTCTSCGGFRRPEELGRVDGDFLEAVKRHILSRLQMRGRPNITHAVPKAAMVTALRKLHAGKVREDGRVEIPHLDGHASPGADGQERVSEIISFAETDGLASSRVRLYFFISNEGNQNLFVVQASLWLYLKLLPYVLEKGSRRKVRVKVYFQEQGHGDRWNVVEKRVDLKRSGWHTFPLTEAIQALFERGERRLNLDVQCDSCQELAVVPVFVDPGEESHRPFVVVQARLGDSRHRIRKRGLECDGRTNLCCRQQFFIDFRLIGWNDWIIAPTGYYGNYCEGSCPAYLAGVPGSASSFHTAVVNQYRMRGLNPGTVNSCCIPTKLSTMSMLYFDDEYNIVKRDVPNMIVEECGCA; the protein is encoded by the exons ATGGACGGGCTGCCCGGTCGGGCGCTGGGGGCCGCCTGCCTTCTGCTGCTGGCGGGCGGCTGGCTGGGGCCTGAGGCCTGGGGCTCACCCACGCCCCCGCCGTCGCCCGCCGCACCGCCACCACCCCCGCCGCCCGCAGCCCCTGGCGGCTCGCAGGACACCTGTACGTCGTGTGGCGGCTTCCGGCGGCCTGAGGAGCTCGGCCGAGTGGACGGCGACTTCCTGGAGGCGGTGAAGCGGCATATCTTGAGCCGCCTGCAGATGCGGGGCCGGCCCAACATCACGCACGCCGTGCCCAAGGCCGCCATGGTCACGGCCCTGCGCAAGCTGCACGCGGGCAAGGTGCGCGAGGACGGCCGCGTGGAGATCCCGCACCTCGACGGCCACGCCAGCCCGGGCGCCGACGGCCAGGAGCGCGTTTCCGAAATCATCAGCTTCGCGGAGACAG ATGGCCTCGCTTCCTCGCGGGTCCGCCTGTACTTCTTCATCTCCAATGAAGGCAACCAGAACCTGTTTGTGGTCCAGGCCAGCCTGTGGCTTTACCTGAAACTCCTGCCCTACGTCCTGGAGAAGGGCAGCCGGCGGAAGGTTCGGGTCAAAGTGTACTTCCAGGAGCAGGGCCACGGTGACAGGTGGAACGTGGTGGAGAAGAGGGTGGACCTCAAGCGCAGCGGCTGGCACACCTTCCCACTCACAGAGGCCATCCAGGCCTTGTTTGAACGGGGCGAGCGGCGACTCAACCTGGACGTGCAGTGTGACAGCTGCCAGGAGCTGGCCGTGGTGCCGGTGTTCGTGGACCCAGGGGAAGAGTCACACAGGCCCTTTGTGGTAGTGCAGGCTCGGCTGGGCGACAGCAGGCACCGCATTCGAAAGCGAGGCCTGGAGTGCGATGGCCGGACCAACCTCTGTTGCAGGCAACAGTTCTTCATTGACTTCCGCCTCATCGGCTGGAATGACTGGATCATCGCACCCACCGGCTACTATGGGAACTACTGTGAGGGCAGCTGCCCAGCCTATCTGGCAGGGGTCCCCGGCTCTGCCTCCTCTTTCCACACGGCTGTGGTGAACCAGTACCGCATGCGGGGCCTGAACCCCGGCACAGTGAACTCCTGCTGCATCCCCACCAAGTTGAGCACCATGTCCATGCTGTACTTTGATGATGAGTACAACATCGTCAAGCGGGACGTGCCCAACATGATTGTGGAGGAGTGCGGCTGTGCCTGA